TCCTCCGCGGGACAACAATGGCGAAGCAGCGACCGTTGACGAAGCCGCCGACCATCTCCTGTGCGATCCACCGTCGCCGCCGTCATCCCGAGGCGGCGACATGCTACCCGTGTACGTCGAGGCCGCGGACGACGGCGACGTGGTGGCGCCGCCGTTCTCGTGGAAGAAGATGTGGCAGTTCACGGGACCGGGGCTGCTGATGAGCGTGGCGTTTCTTGATCCGGGAAACATAGAGGGGGACCTGCAGGCCGGGGCGATCGGGGGGTACTCGCTGCTGTGGCTGATGATGTGGGCCACGGCGGTGGGCCTGTTGATCCAGTTGCTGTCGGCGAGGCTCGGGGTGGCGACGGGCCGGCACTTGGCGGAGCTGTGCAGGGAGGAGTACCCGTATTGGGCCGGGATTTTGTTGTGGGTCATGACGGAGGTGGCTTTGATCGGGGCCGATATACAGGAGGTGATTGGCAGTGCCATTGCTATTAGGATTCTGAGTCACGGCGTTTTGCCTCTTTGGGCCGGTGTTCTGATTACGGCTTGTGATTGGTACGTGTTCTGGGTTTTCCTTCAGGTGCTTGTTTGCTTAacctcggctctctctctctttttttatttttttttaaacaacagACAATCTCATACTcatattgaacaaaaaaactGCCTGAAGCTACAAACACCCAAATCCCGAAACCTTCCGTTGAGTAACAAAACTACAACATTTTATGGCTTGGGTAGGCACTCACCAAGTACATGAAAACTTTGGAACAAGCACCTGTATTTCCCAAGTAAGAAGGAAGAGGAGAgggaaagttgaagagaaatTGGGAGAAAAGTTGaattggaatttgaaattttgccTTCTCTTTTTTGAGTGCCAAACGGGGTGAAATTTTAAAACTCTCTCTTCCTTCCACTTGttttcacaagttccaaacatatAGCCCGGAACCCTTCCACTAATATTTCCCACTAGCAGTTGGGCACACACTGACGTGTGTGCAAGTGAGTTTTTGAAAACACGGGATAGAGGAGTGGGATAGGAAAGTGGGGTAGTTGAGCGtgagtgatttcactccaaaagtgctacacataCAATGGTTGTGTAAAATACAATACACAATCAATATCTCACCATCCATTATTGTAATAAATGATCAGGATTCGCTCAAGctcttttccataaaagttaaactttttcttggaagagtttttataaaatttaaacCGTCCAAATGCATCTGGatggtcagaattacgcacacaactaACACAGCGGTTGTGCAAATAGCATTTTTGATTTCACTTCTTTGCTCCTAACCGTTAATTTATGGAGCAATAATAAAGGTGATtgtaaactttttgtttttaaggACAATGATGGAAATCACTTTTGTGATGtggttttaaaataaaaaaaaaaaagacaccaaCTTGACTTTTCCCTCTATAAATACGagaattgataatgccaaaactgtttttgttgatgtcaaaatttCAGtacataaaagtcttgtacattgcaaatggtacaagtcttttgtgcactagagttttggcaccaacaaaaatagttttggtatTGTCATTTCcgttatatattagaatagataatCTTTCGTTCAAGAGGAGGGTGGCCTGAAGGATTTTGATCTTAGTGGGAGTCTATCTATAGACTTctattctttttgaaaaaaacaagaagtgTTGGTTTTGTTAGcgggaaaattttgaattcaactCCAAGTGAGAGGTTCCATGTaggtggaaaaaaattgaagtgttAGTGTTTAGcggaaaaaaattgagttcaacTCCATGTGTTAGTGTTAGTGGTACTTTGGTTCCATGCATGCGTAGGTCTCATTCCAAGTGAGAGGAGTGTTACAAATAACTCGTGTATCTAAATTTTACTCATAGTTGGTGAGGGTTGGAATCTTATGCATGGGAGTACAAGGTTGGACTACCACTCGAGTTGCTCTATCTAGAGACTTGTAATTTGTTTTCGTGTAGATCTCACAATGTTGAATTTAATCTTTTGCAGATTGTGTGAAGCCTGGTATAATatctcaattttgaattttgttgtgAAACAAAGTGCTTTTTGTATGGTTTAAACTATTTTctgctataaaaaaaaataaaaaaattgaattgtaaaATTTTCTACTATTGTTATGAAGAATTTTTACGATCTCAGCTATTCTTGAAAATTTTGCCATCTAGGaagaaactatttttgaaaCATCAAACAGCAACTTTAGAATCAAAACACGAAGACAAATCAACGTGTTAGCATTATAGATTCTCGTTAATTGAGTTGTTATTCGTTTGCCTATATAAACGCATTGAATATAATGATTCAGAATCAAGTAATGCAACACAAATCGTTTCTTtcccaagaaatctaacagaaCATATGCTTCAATAAATTTGTTGTCCAATACTTGCATTGctctttgttttcttatttttcttaaaatttggaGATGGAGGCCTTGATTGTCTTGTTTTACTCAATGTGGAcagtttcttttttctatttcttgagAACTATGGAGTGAGAAAAATAGAGGCGGTTTTTGCTGTTTTCATCTCAATGATGGCGCTAGCATTTGCGTGGATGTTTGTCGATACAAAGCCTAGTGGAAAGGAACTAGTATTAGGTCAGAAAACTAACTATGCCCTTTGATTGTTCATTTCTTTATGTTTGCTACTGTATGCCATTCCGATTCCATCCGTGAGTAATAAATCCAACTCAATCTCTCTTTTCAGGTCTTTTAATTCCGAAACTAAGCTCAAAAACAATTCAGCAGGCAGTTGGAATCGTGGGTTGTGTCATCACGCCTTACAACGTATTTCTACATTCTGCTTTAGTACAATCGAGGAATATTAACCCTAAGAAGATTGGCCGCGTCAAAGAGGCTCTCAAATACTACTCCATTGAATCCTCAGTCGCCCTTCTTGTCTCTTTTGCTATCAACTTATTTGTCACATCTGTCTTTGCTGTTGGCTTCTACGGCTCTAAACACGCTAATAGCGTAGGCCTAGCAAATGCAGGGGAATATCTTCAAGAGAAATATGGTGGAGGATTATTTCCTATATATTACCTATGGGGAATTGGGTTATTAGTAGCAGGGCAGAGTAGCACCATAACGGGCACATACGCCGGCCAGTTTATAATGGGGGGTTTTCTTGATCTTCAGTTAAAGAAATGGCTGAGGTCGTTGATATCGCGAAGTTGTGCAATTGTTCCAACAGTGATTGTGGCTCTTGTTTTTAAGAGATCCGAAGCTACGCTGGATGCCCTAAATGAGTGGCTTAATGTGCTTCAATCTATGCAAATACCTTTTTCACTCATCCCTCTTTTTACCTTGGTGTCCAAGGAGCAGATCATGGGGGTCTTTAAAATAGGACCTGCTCTGGAGGTAACCTTGCTAATTTCACTCTTACAGTATTTCGAATGCACTATGTagttgttgttttttctttgaaacAAAACTATCGACAATCAATTGTGCATTTGAAATCCACATGAGAGGAACTCTTATTATATTTTGCAATAGAAATGTGCTATATTTGCGCATAACGGTAGCTATCTGGACCTGCCCCAAGTATGATTTGTCTTACTAAATGGAAGTGCTTGCTTATATGCCTTTACTGCATATTCAAGTATTTGTCTGGGGTGCTGTGAAAAATCTAGATATTCTACTAAAGTTTCATGTGATCTATGAAGTAACAAGTAGTACTTTGGTATCCGAAATAGTAAAGAATAAGGTCTATCACATTGTAATGCGATGGAGTGTCCGAGAGTCTTCACCGTTCGGAGAGATCCAAATAGGCAGGGGATTAAGTTCTTACCTCCCACCATAGAAGCACAACTCTCGTTAATTAAGCTTTCTCAGTGAAGCAATGCTTCTTGAGGATCTCCTTTGTTAACTTGGCTATGGCGTTCATGCAATATGGATCATGCTCAGGCTGCTTTTCTAGCATACTAGCTTGCTTATTTTTGAACTCTTAAGTTTATTCCCATGCCCATACAGTGAGGTGATTGTACCTTGTTAACATTTGATCTCTGTTTTAATTTTTATCCTTTTAGTAAAAAGGTGAATTCGCGTTTCTTTTCGTTTTATATTTCCTTCAAGTTTCTATGATGCACATAAAGATTAGGTTTCGTAAAGATTAGTGGCATTGCCTAACACACTGTCGATACTTGTTGTCAAATGCTCGAAAACAGCTGCCTACCTATTCATTCACTTTGTTGATCTTTGTTTTTGTAGAGGGTCGTGTGGACCGTGACCGCCCTAGTAATGGTGATCAACGGGTACGTTTTGCTGGATTTTTTCCGTTCCAAGATTAACGGATTTATGCTGAGTTTTCTGGTCTGCACCGCGATTGCTGCCTATACAGCATTCATTTTGTATCTAATTTCATTCGGTGTCGCCCGGCCCTATTCCTGGTTTAGACTGACACGCTCCGAGGGATACGAGCATGCCAAGAATTAAGTCAATGAATCTCCATGTATGATCGAAGAGGCCACAAAATTTCGTAGTATGTTGTGCATATAATCCTTGTACATTCAGATAGTGAGTATAAAtttgaagtttttctttttatggtTCATGATTATTATTCTTACATCCGGGTGGAGATGGTTCCTTCAAAGGGATTGTAAAAGCTTCATTATacctatttttgttttcaaattgaTGTACAGTTCATGAACAATATTTTTGTTCTCTCTAAAAACGGTTACAGGtagattaattattttttcatggaattttttattttttattttgtactgGGAATACAGATGAAATGAATTTTGCAATATTATTTTTGTCCCACGAAGTCTGTTAATCAAATATACTGCAGCAGAGTAAATTGAAATAAAGCTTTTTATTCTGCAATGAACTTCTCTATGTATAAGCATGTTATTGGTACAACTCGTAGGGGATGTATATGCATCTTGGCGTCGTGGAGACAAATGGCgaaaaatgtaaataaaatgaagtggaacaaggttttttttttttttaaaaataaaaattcggAACTGATCATTTAACCAACCGCAATTAGGTCGCATGGCCACACCATAAACATGAGCCTCCTTCACCAGGTACTTCGCATGAGCTTTCGCTCATGGAAGTGATAACCCATGTATTTTGTTCCTTATGAGAGTCAAACTAAAGACTTGTATTTACAAAGTATTTACATTGGTCATGtcctttggattgaaaagagtTAGTCATGTCCAATTATAAAATAATGCATTCTGGGTAATTTCCGGATAaaatttttttgtacctagCGGCCCTCTCTTTTGTTTGGTAggttaagaaaatgaaaaacgaaAAGACCACCTGATTGCCAAAAGAAAgaagcccccccccccctttttttttatctgaggAAGGGACTTAACTCTAATATTTGGAGAATTATCATTTTGATCCCTTGTACTTGGAGCAAAAATCATTTGGACCCTCTTAACTTCAAAAACCCATACTTACACCCCCTGAAGTTGCTAGCGCAACTATTAGGTAGCCGTGttttctgaaaataacataACTACCACTGTTAAGTAAGTACTTCAtctttggaaaatgattttaacactccctTTATAATctacacttcttcttcttttctttttttttttttgtctttacccACCTAAATTTACAATGTTGCCTTTAGATGTGTGAAAAAGTGTATTAAAAAAAGAGTAACATAGTAAATTCACgtagataaagacaaaaaaagaaatgaggaTTGTAAAGGGAGGTGTGAAAATCACTTCTTTTGTTTGATCAACAACAAATACTTagataattaataataataagtcTGGGGTATTTCATCCCTGCAAAGTCTTCGTGAAATTGAAATggcaaaaaagacaaaacaatagTAAAGAACTAATCCAAAGCTGTCTTTAGCCAAGACGTGGACACATTTGTCCGCCTCCCGAAAATCACTTCTTTGTCCTATTAGGTTATCAAGGTAGTTTCGGAGACACCTAAAAGaacatctaaaaaaaacaccccaatctCAATCGCatagtttccaatcaaattttgatgatccgaaacatttaatgtgtttaaaacatgcTTTTAAGCGTACCCGagagaaatcagctcaaaatatgaTTAGAGCATACTTGATCCAAATAGTTTTTCATAAATGTCTATATATATTGTGAATATTATTTTGGATTACCTTTTTAACTTTGGTTCATCACCCCCATCTGGAATTCTGGATCACCACGGCCATGTATAGTGATGCATATATACCTCCACCAAATTCCTACAGCCATGCACCAAACCCCCAAACCCAATCCACCTCTTAGCCCACCCACTCCCCCCACCCATGTATATATACCTCCACCAAATTCCTACAGCCATCAGCCATGCACCAAACCCCCTAACCCAATCACCTCttagccccccccccccccgacacacacacacacacacacccacacccacacccacacacacaaacacctTCCTTGGCCAAAACTGATTTCCAGTACTACTCCAGAAACCCACCATCAGTAagccacaaatttttttaaaaaaattaataggtAATGTCAACTGTCTATTTTTTTCTCGCACAAACGCGATTTGTCTAATAGTCTTTCAACGACTTctacaaaatgagcgactccgattaatttttttggaccTGGAATgactccaaaacaaaaacaaaaactggtGCGGCCTTGTTCGTTTAGGAATCTCAAAATCTCTGGACACGGTCtttaataaatttctctcttcacttattactctcaaaaatctccttcaaaacccaaaacgaacatgatGACGACTGGAGTCGCTGGACTGTTATCAAACTGGAGGATAACTCAGTCCCAAATAACACCAAAGAACACCCCCCTCGGCCATGCACCAAAGAACACCTCCCTCGGCCATGCACCAAAGAACAACGGATGTTCACACTACTCCAtcactctttttcttctttttttaacaatgccaccatcactccacgagcattaaaaaaaatccctCCAGCTCCATTTTGCCAAACATCAAGGAGACAATCCAGCTCGACAAAAACCTACGGCAGATCGAAGTTCCGATAATAATTAATATTATTGCTTACATGAATAGAAAaaccaagaagaaaaagaagggctTGAAAACTGTAAAGTAAGCACAGAGAAAAGGCAGAGGAGCCGAGACGATTATACAATGAGCTCTCCCCCAAGGGTAGACAACGCCGACGACGCACCGACCAATGAGGAAGCCGCCGACCGCCTCTTGTCCGATCTACTATCGCCTCGAGGCGATATTTTACAAGTTGACGTCGAGGCGGGCACCACCGCCATGGCGGCGGCGCCGTTCTCGTGGAAGAAAATGTGGCAGTTCACGGGCCCTGGGCTGCTAATCAGCGTGGTGTTTCTTGATCCAGGAAACATAGAGGGCGATTTGCAGGCCGGGGCGATAGGGGGATACTCGCTCCTGTGGCTGATGATGTGGGCCTCGGCGGTGGGCCTGTTGATCCAGTTGCTGTCGGCGAGGCTCGGGGTGGCGACGGGCCGGAACCTGGCGGAGCTGTGCAAGGAGGAGTATCCGTACTGGGCAGGGCTTTTGCTGTGGGTCATGACGGAGGTGGCCTTGATTGGGGCTGATATGCAGGAGGTGATTGGGAGTGCTATTGCTATTAGCATTCTGAGTCATGGCGTTTTGCCTCTTTGGGCTGGTGTTCTTATTACGGCTATTGATTGGTTCGTGTTCTCAACTTCTCGATTTTCTTCGAAGGTGTTCACGTAAATTAGCTTACGCGCTTCTCGATTAATCTTTGAAGATTAATTTGTCGAGCACTAGCAGGAGCCGATTATAGATCCGTGTAGGTTTTAAACCTGAAATCTAAGAGGAGCCTTAAATCGGCCTCATGGGATCGATCGGTCTTTATTGCGCGCTTCTCATAATGTTGAgtttaatctttgaaaaattagtttaaGATCCACTATAAATGTTTGCACTATAGGCCTAATttcactaatattttttttccaagggTTAAGGTCCattattttgtatttctaaaTTGTGAGGCTCACTCCTTATTTGtagtaaaacaaaaatattctcACATAAAATTATCTCGCCACAGCATTACCGAAAAGTTTACTGGAATTTTAGTCGGTGCCGGAAAAATTGTCGGCGACAGAAATCCGCCAGAAAATTGGTTGAAAAAGTCGCTCAACTAGCGCCGGTCTTGATGACCTAAGTTGGGAAAGATGTTGACCGACAAAAATATTGACTATATAAAAAGATAAATGAATAATACTAAATCCAGATTTCCATAGATAACTATATCTATGTTGTTGGTAATACATAGAGAACATATTATTTTGGTGAATAGCACACAGATTTCATATTTTCATAAATAACTGTTTGTGTTGTCaccattatttttattttttattaaatagtCACCATCACCGGTCAACATTTTATTCTCAATCGGTCAAACATCTTCTTCCCCACCGATACCATCTCCGGCTTCGGTGACCATCACTATCGACTTTTCCGGCCAACATTAATTCCGGCAAACTTTCCGGTGAAGTCCACAACGGAAAATTGTAAAAATGATCGAGAAAACTTCTTTGGTAAAGAACATTGTCTACCGTCGTTTAGAAGAATTTGCACATTTTTTCCCGGTAATTAGTAAGAAATTTTTCGGTAAGTGAAGAATTCGTGCGTTCTCTCAACTATTATTCAAAACGCAACTTTGAAATATTTTCCTGAAAtgagaatttttcataaattaagaaaaaaaaaaatcaatcttgaTTGCATCATTAAATATAATACTACCTTATGATAGCTAAGGTGAGTTTTCACATAAAGAGAAATCAACCTGTCTGCATATCAAGGATTAGAGCTATGGAATAGATCACTCTGGCTACTCAACaacacaaagaaagaacaccCGGTCGCACACATACTATGACCGTAACCTGCGCTCGCAAGATTTGTATCAGATTCTCCTTGATTTAAAACTGGAATGTAAGCTCATTCTGTCATCCCTGACTGTCTTGCTTTACTCGACGTGGATGGACAGtttcatttttctgtttcttgAGAACTACGGAGTAAGGAAAATAGAAGCTGTTTTTGCTGTTTTCATCTCAATGATGGCGCTGGCGTTTGCTTGGATGTTTGTCGATACAAAGCCTAGTGGAAAGGAACTAGCAATAGGTCAGAAAACTAACTTTTCCCTTTGATTGttcatttcttcatttgtttttgcTACCGTATGCCATTGTGATTCCATTCGCGAGCAATACTTAAACTCAATCTCTCTTTTCAGGTCTTTTGGTTCCAAAACTAAGCTCAAAAACAATTCGACAGGCGGTTGGAATCGTGGGTTCTGTCATTACGCCTTACAATGTGTTTCTACATTCAGCTTTAGTACAATCAAGGAATATCAACCCTAAAGAGATTGGTCGCGTCAAAGAGGCTCTCAAATACTACTCCATCGAATCCTCAGTCGCCCTTCTTGTCTCTTTTGCTATCAACTTATTTGTCACATCCGTCTTTGCTGTTGGATTCTACGGCTCTAAACATGCTAGTAGCGTAGGCCTTGCAAATGCAGGGGAATATCTCCAAGACAAATATGGGGGAGGACTAATTCCTATATATTACATTTGGGGAATTGGGTTATTAGTAGTAGGGCAAAGTAGCACCATAACGGGCACCTACGCCGGCCAGTTTATAATGGAAGGTTTTCTAGATCTTCCGTTAAAGAAATGGCAAAGATCATTGATATCGCGAAGTTGTGCAATCGTTCCAATTGTTATTGTGGCTCTTGTTTTTAAGAGATCAGAAGGTACGCTGGATGCGCTGAATGAGTGGCTCAATGTGCTCGAATCTATGCAAATTCCTTTTGCACTCATCCCTCTTTTTACCTTGGTGTCCAAGGAGCAGATCATGGGGGTCTTCAAAATCGGACCTGCTCTGGAGGTAACCAGCTAATTTCTCTTATACTTACTCTCAGTTATTCAAATCCATGGTTTAGTTGTTTTGAGCAAATACCTTACTGAGGACGCAAACTCAAAAGGTCAAGCTAACAAATCTTAGCCCATAGTGATTCGAGGAAAACAACTACCTACCTGTTCATTCACTCCGTTGATTTTTGTTTTCGTAGAGGGTCGTGTGGATCGTGACTGCCCTAGTAATGGCGATCAACGGGTACGTTTTGCTGGACTTTTTCCGCTCCAAGATTAATGGATTCCTGCTTAGTTTTTTGACCTGCGCCGGGACTGCTGCCTATATAGCATTCATGTTGTATCTAATTTCATTCTGTGGCGCCCGACCCTATTCTTGGGTAAGACTGATACGCTCCGACGGAAACGAGCATTCCAGTAATTAAGTCGACAAATCTCCTTGTATGATTGAAGAGGCTACAAAGTTTTTCTAGTATCCTATGAATCAAGTCGTAAGTataaatttgatattttttcatttgatatGGTTCATCATGAGTATATTATTCTTACATCCGGGAAGAGATATATGTTTCCTCCAAAGGGATTGTACAAGTTTTCATTGTacctgtttttgttttcaaatagtAGATATTAGAATCCATGAACTACctaattttttcttaattaaaacAGTTGCAAGTAGTAgatgtattttttatttgtctttggcaccaatttttctttgtattggaatccaaagaaataaattttctaATATTGTTTTTATCTTATGAGACCTGTTAATCATATATACTGCGCGATGAAATAAGAAGCCGGTTCATCTAATACTGATTAATATAATTAGCATTTATGTACAAAAGCGGATCCTCTTCAGTTCCGTAGTTTGCTTATATGTGATTTCTTTCGGTGTTTCAATCAACAATCAGAACCGTTTgttcatattttaaatttttttgggacgaTCAACCTTgccaaaatattattttcatttgatatt
The sequence above is drawn from the Rhododendron vialii isolate Sample 1 chromosome 6a, ASM3025357v1 genome and encodes:
- the LOC131328339 gene encoding metal transporter Nramp2-like: MYFVPYESQTKDFQDVDTFVRLPPFSWKKMWQFTGPGLLISVVFLDPGNIEGDLQAGAIGGYSLLWLMMWASAVGLLIQLLSARLGVATGRNLAELCKEEYPYWAGLLLWVMTEVALIGADMQEVIGSAIAISILSHGVLPLWAGVLITAIDCFIFLFLENYGVRKIEAVFAVFISMMALAFAWMFVDTKPSGKELAIGLLVPKLSSKTIRQAVGIVGSVITPYNVFLHSALVQSRNINPKEIGRVKEALKYYSIESSVALLVSFAINLFVTSVFAVGFYGSKHASSVGLANAGEYLQDKYGGGLIPIYYIWGIGLLVVGQSSTITGTYAGQFIMEGFLDLPLKKWQRSLISRSCAIVPIVIVALVFKRSEGTLDALNEWLNVLESMQIPFALIPLFTLVSKEQIMGVFKIGPALERVVWIVTALVMAINGYVLLDFFRSKINGFLLSFLTCAGTAAYIAFMLYLISFCGARPYSWVRLIRSDGNEHSSN
- the LOC131331299 gene encoding metal transporter Nramp3.2-like, coding for MSSPPRDNNGEAATVDEAADHLLCDPPSPPSSRGGDMLPVYVEAADDGDVVAPPFSWKKMWQFTGPGLLMSVAFLDPGNIEGDLQAGAIGGYSLLWLMMWATAVGLLIQLLSARLGVATGRHLAELCREEYPYWAGILLWVMTEVALIGADIQEVIGSAIAIRILSHGVLPLWAGVLITACDCFFFLFLENYGVRKIEAVFAVFISMMALAFAWMFVDTKPSGKELVLGLLIPKLSSKTIQQAVGIVGCVITPYNVFLHSALVQSRNINPKKIGRVKEALKYYSIESSVALLVSFAINLFVTSVFAVGFYGSKHANSVGLANAGEYLQEKYGGGLFPIYYLWGIGLLVAGQSSTITGTYAGQFIMGGFLDLQLKKWLRSLISRSCAIVPTVIVALVFKRSEATLDALNEWLNVLQSMQIPFSLIPLFTLVSKEQIMGVFKIGPALERVVWTVTALVMVINGYVLLDFFRSKINGFMLSFLVCTAIAAYTAFILYLISFGVARPYSWFRLTRSEGYEHAKN